In one Myxocyprinus asiaticus isolate MX2 ecotype Aquarium Trade chromosome 1, UBuf_Myxa_2, whole genome shotgun sequence genomic region, the following are encoded:
- the LOC127448442 gene encoding dipeptidase 2-like, with the protein MLIYKEASISGPWILWFICTLLSLLHGVISETSRALDIMTKYPLIDGHNDLALRLRIQYKNKLSQLNPHNIPKLATDITRLTAGHVGGQIFAAYVLCTAQDKDAVRLTMEQIDVIRRLCTENQELELVTTAGGMRNSAKIACLISVEGGHSIDSSLPALRMFYQLGVRSMTLTHTCNTPWAESSSRLYPYYQRKKNSLTEFGKAVVNEMNRLGMLIDLSHTSWETARAVLKHSTAPVIFSHSSAHAICNDTRNVPDDLLLLLKENGGLIMVNFYNRFVACSKEADVSILADHFDHIKEVIGAESIGIGADFDGANGFPQGLEDVSKYPALIGELMSRNWSEEELAGVLRLNFLRVFQEVEKVRDDMSNTLPSEVEIPFLEANNSCRVILTHPVISSERSYRNRNSPLLPATALAWFISGFVQLI; encoded by the exons ATGTTGATATACAAAGAAGCAAGCATCAGTGGCCCATGGATACTCTGGTTCATTTGCACCCTTCTCTCACTTCTTCATGGAGTAATATCTGAAACCAGCAGAGCACTGGATATTATGACAAAATATCCACTAATCGATGG TCACAATGACCTGGCGCTGCGTCTGCGaatacagtataaaaacaaaCTGAGTCAACTCAATCCGCACAATATTCCTAAATTGGCTACAGATATCACTCGCCTCACTGCTGGTCATGTTGGAGGACAG ATCTTTGCAGCATATGTGTTATGTACGGCTCAGGACAAGGATGCTGTCAGACTGACTATGGAACAGATTGATGTCATTCGTCGTCTGTGTACTGAAAACCAAGAGTTGGAACTGGTCACGACAGCTGGAG gaATGAGAAACAGTGCAAAAATTGCATGTCTAATCAGTGTGGAGGGAGGTCACTCCATTGACAGCAGTTTACCAGCACTGCGCATGTTCTACCAGCTTGGAGTAAGATCCATGACCCTTACACACACCTGCAACACACCGTG GGCTGAGAGCTCATCTAGACTTTACCCATATTACCAGCGGAAGAAAAATAGCCTGACAGAATTTGGGAAG GCAGTGGTGAATGAAATGAACAGGTTAGGAATGCTGATTGATCTGTCCCATACATCATGGGAGACAGCCAGAGCAGTGCTGAAGCATTCTACAGCTCCAGTTATTTTCAGCCACTCCTCAGCCCATGCTATCTGTAACGACACTCGCAATGTACCTGATGACCTGCTACTGCTCCTG AAAGAAAATGGCGGGCTTATCATGGTAAACTTCTACAACAGATTTGTAGCATGCTCAAAAGAAGCAGACGTCTCTATTTTGGCTG ATCATTTTGATCATATTAAGGAAGTGATTGGAGCTGAAAGCATTGGGATTGGAGCAGACTTTGATGGGGCAAATGG ATTCCCTCAAGGCCTGGAGGATGTATCCAAATATCCAGCTCTAATTGGGGAACTGATGTCAAGGAACTGGAGTGAGGAAGAGTTGGCAGGAGTTTTAAGACTGAACTTCCTTCGAGTATTCCAAGAGGTTGAAAAG GTGCGTGATGATATGTCTAACACTTTACCCAGTGAAGTTGAAATCCCATTTTTGGAGGCAAACAACAGCTGTCGCGTGATACTGACCCATCCGGTCATCAGTTCTGAGAGAAGCTATCGAAACAGAAATTCTCCTTTACTGCCTGCGACAGCTCTAGCCTGGTTCATCTCAGGTTTTGTACAGTTAATCTAA